The following are encoded in a window of Psilocybe cubensis strain MGC-MH-2018 chromosome 4, whole genome shotgun sequence genomic DNA:
- a CDS encoding Transport and Golgi organization protein 6-like protein (Transport and Golgi organization protein 6 homolog), translating to MQSTSSPSDELAAALADASALLGSSPSPSNPAKDMETILKTRLLAYYERLNLDKKPEEIAQLSTLEDLQMLTAREALTVLARVQKVLDLEASAESEAPANQVPSIGTRDLGQLRTLLSLAFKWDAEPLFARVIQAWPVTPHHTGPKIIDLTVDAEDYQRLSSLLLAVFALVFPEGAEGRIAQTLITTTILTRHITDLLLPAISLGWLPQALAASSAMPPLHAARPLVMRLLRLLTPAQAIVALGGILSATSPPPPLHTRKTCSLLLTKQLLRPEGVPGLCEAMFSAEETSSDEVKVEKLEQIAKTLNTVPANMKAQEYYPVILPRVLKLLVNEARTSYRRAAAFTVYRAISPQDPGPEVNQKYASSTILDMLHKPLLEISDTSPEQPKPDQTALAPHEALSALTILLSNTEPSPTFIPRILSPIVSALYSLLYDLDQVKTADPRLKESVTGLLVSWGKIVDEGEGSKILWSIVEGGKDGEWKVNLEGHLRKTKTVDKAPGPSLILPGQDQEEGEEDFDEDLNLFNLYPDPIHFVQLIKQIDRGDIASSLFLKLLEDYRDMKSRSNEDSMKILHKLQIIMQMQNRLSEGTTSNILRKPNQLLMFIFHVLDSANMFIQQDQGPTRVPASSNNLDEDELEEGDSDDEDPDSEVIGPDDELIETAITLLLSILEADETLSARTHPIFNDIFSKLELLALKGSSTLRPLAREARLVITARLADTSGYSKSKKKPKGDGEDAQETYQKALKLLQDPILPVRAHGLLLLRQLVSPDFAKDQEHQSVKKALLPSILSIFLQAVQDEDSYMFLNAVQGLASLVDTYGKEILQGLVKDYSGGLSGLGAGNLTQQDVDVRTRIGEALSSVIKRCGSALGLYVDLLVPPLFATVRASDVPTTLRTSSLSLLADCVDTYPLAMLPYLEDLCQAMVHLLQIESLPLRETEKKKTKSENGDEGQKEQEPSPPPPPTMDSDPTSRNSKFPPLRRAALHFLSLLIRSATKLVYDDTDINSAAAFFSKDVIRRLSLTLGYISVTDQDDVVRVMAREAKENLEGLQRAAFGI from the exons GAGGCCCTCACGGTTCTCGCACGCGTGCAAAAGGTGCTTGATCTCGAAGCGAGCGCGGAGAGCGAAGCTCCTGCTAACCAGGTGCCGTCGATCGGGACGCGGGACCTGGGCCAGTTACGCACTCTGCTCTCCCTCGCATTCAAATGGGACGCCGAGCCCCTCTTCGCGCGCGTCATACAGGCGTGGCCTGTGACGCCGCACCACACCGGCCCAAAGATCATCGATCTCACCGTCGACGCAGAAGACTATCAGCGCCTTTCCTCACTACTCCTCGCTGTGTTCGCGCTTGTGTTTCCCGAGGGCGCGGAGGGCCGCATCGCGCAGACGCTGATCACGACGACAATCCTGACACGGCACATCACTGACTTGCTGCTCCCAGCTATCTCGCTCGGGTGGCTCCCGCAGGCGCTAGCGGCGTCGAGCGCAATGCCACCGCTGCACGCTGCACGGCCGCTGGTTATGAGGCTGTTGAGACT ATTGACTCCTGCACAGGCGATCGTGGCTCTGGGAGGGATTTTGTCGGCGACGTCCCCGCCTCCACCGCTGCATACTCGGAAGACTTGTTCGCTTCTTTTGACGAAACAGCTGCTGCGCCCCGAAGGCGTGCCTGGGCTTTGTGAGGCAATGTTTTCGGCGGAGGAAACGAGCAGCGATGAGGTGAAGGTTGAGAAGCTGGAGCAGATTGCGAAGACGCTGAACACTGTCCCTGCGAATATGAAAGCTCAG GAGTACTACCCAGTTATTCTACCGAGAGTGCTTAAATTACTCGTCAATGAAGCGCGAACAAGCTACCGCCGCGCTGCGGCGTTCACCGTCTACCGTGCAATCTCTCCCCAAGATCCTGGACCTGAAGTTAATCAAAAATACGCCTCCTCAACCATCCTCGATATGTTGCATAAACCACTATTAGAAATATCAGATACATCGCCTGAACAACCGAAGCCTGACCAAACGGCGTTGGCACCCCACGAAGCACTCTCGGCTTTGACCATCCTCCTCTCCAACACAGAACCGTCTCCGACATTCATCCCCCGCATTTTGTCTCCCATCGTTTCTGCGCTCTACTCGCTGCTGTATGACCTTGACCAGGTGAAAACCGCCGACCCgagattgaaggagtcggtGACGGGACTTCTAGTTTCGTGGGGCAAGATCGTGGACGAAGGCGAAGGGAGCAAAATTTTGTGGTCTATTGTGGAAGGCGGCAAGGATGGTGAATGGAAGGTCAACTTGGAAGGACACCTGCGGAAAACGAAAAC TGTGGATAAGGCTCCTGGACCCTCCTTGATTTTACCAGGCCAggatcaagaagaaggagaggaagattttgatgaagatCTGAATTTATTCAACTTGTACCCAGATCCAATCCATTTCGTGCAATTAATAAAGCAAATCGATCGGGGAGATATAGCGTCAAGTCTCTTCCTGAAGCTCTTAGAGGACTATCGCGATATGAAAAGTCGCTCTAATGAGGACTCCATGAA GATATTGCACAAGTTACAGATAATCATGCAAATGCAAAACCGACTTTCCGAAGGAACGACCTCGAATATTCTGCGCAAGCCAAACCAATTGTTGATGTTCATATTCCATGTACTGGATTCTGCGAATATGTTTATCCAGCAGGATCAGGGCCCCACTAGAGTACCCGCTTCATCTAATAATTTGGACGAAGATGAGTTGGAAGAAGGAGAcagcgacgatgaagatCCCGACTCGGAGGTTATTGGCCCTGATGATGAGTTGATTGAGACTGCCATCACACTGCTTTTATCGATTCTTGAAG CGGATGAAACTCTCAGTGCGCGGACACACCCTATATTTAACGATATATTCTCGAAACTGGAGCTGCTGGCGCTGAAAGGATCGTCTACGCTACGTCCGCTAGCGAGAGAAGCTCGACTTGTCATCACAGCTCGGTTAGCGGATACCTCTGGGTACAGcaagtcgaagaagaaaccCAAAGGTGACGGAGAAGATGCGCAGGAGACATATCAGAAGGCTTTGAAGTTGCTACAAGACCCGATCTTACCTGTGCGGGCCCATGGGTTGCTGCTCCTGCGACAACTAGTCAGCCCAGATTTTGCGAAGGATCAGGAACATCAAAGTGTGAAGAAAGCATTACTGCCTTCTATACTTTCGATATTCTTGCAGGCTGTGCAGGATGAGGATTCCTATATGTTCTTGAACGCTGTGCAAGGTCTCGCGTCGTTAGTGGATACATATGGGAAAGAAATTTTGCAGGGCCTCGTTAAAGATTATTCAGGAGGATTGAGTGGGCTCGGGGCCGGGAACTTAACACAGCAAGATGTGGATGTGCGGACGAGGATTGGCGAGGCGCTCAGTTCAGTTATCAAGCGTTGCGGAAGTGCTTTAGGGTTGTACG TGGACTTGCTTGTGCCGCCATTATTCGCTACTGTCAGAGCCTCTGATGTTCCAACAACATTACGCACTTCTTCTTTATCGTTGTTGGCAGATTGCGTGGACACGTATCCATTGGCCATGCTCCCATATCTCGAAGATCTGTGCCAAGCAATGGTGCACCTGTTACAGATAGAGAGCCTTCCTCTCCGAGAAacagagaagaaaaagacgaaaTCCGAAAATGGAGATGAGGGACAGAAAGAACAAGAACCTtcaccgccaccaccaccgacgATGGACTCAGATCCAACATCTCGGAATAGCAAGTTCCCGCCTTTAAGGCGGGCGGCGCTGCATTTCTTGTCATTACTTATACGATCAGCCACGAAGTTAGTCTATGATGACACGGATATCAACAGTGCAGCCGCATTCTTTTCAAAAGACGTTATTCGCCGGTTGAGTTTGACATTGGGGTATATCTCGGTCACTGATCAAGATGATGTCGTCAGGGTAATGGCAAGAGAAGCGAAGGAGAACTTGGAGGGGCTTCAACGGGCAGCGTTTGGTATTTAA
- a CDS encoding Trafficking protein particle complex subunit 2-like protein: MPPTLKLNAVAFISPQNQPILIRTFVKQDEHAIKYHYIAHTSLDVIEERVAAAGKSPECYLGLLFALEDVAVYGYITPLKVKIVIALPLSDSVVRDAEVTMIFKALHMAYYSSISNPFLKLHYSMDGSTEQSPLLVVGSHKWKNFRRRVDEISWIVGQTPPSS; the protein is encoded by the exons ATGCCGCCCACCCTCAAACTCAACGCAGTTGCATTCATATCCCCTCAGAACCAGCCTATACTCATCAGAACATTTGTCAAGCAGGATGAACACGCGATAAAGTACCATTACATTGCACATACCAGCTTGGATGTTATTGAGGAACGAG ttgctgctgctggcaaGTCTCCCGAGTGCTACCTAGGGCTCTTGTTCGCTCTCGAGGATGTAGCGGTCTATGGCTATATTACACCTCTCAAGGTAAAGATCGTTATTGCCTTGCCGTTGTCAGATTCAGTTGTCCGTGACGCCGAGGTTACAATG ATATTCAAAGCTCTACATATGGCGTACTACTCCTCCATATCAAATCCATTCCTCAAGCTTCACTACTCAATGGACGGAAGCACTGAGCAATCACCACTTCTTGTTGTCGGGAGTCATAAATGGAAGAATTTCAGACGTCGCGTTGACGAGATCAGCTGGATAGTGGGACAGACGCCGCCTTCATCATGA
- a CDS encoding putative deoxyhypusine synthase, with protein MSANVPDGAAAAILQPSHPVPDDAISVQGPNFDTPQTLDSFLSSYERIGFQANSLGKAIKIVSEMRKWRLSDEPVAADESDHYLDPEVRANTRCNVFLGYTSNLISSGLREVILHLVKHKHVSVLVTTAGGIEEDFIKCLGKTYLADFNLDGAELRKKGMNRIGNLIVPNDNYCKFEDWLTPILDTMLAEQKATGQVWTPSRFIHRLGKEINNEESVYYWAYKNNIPVFCPALTDGSIGDMIYFHSFRSPGLILDIVEDIRRLNELSRTSRKAGMIVLGGGVCKHQIANAMLIRNGADYSVFINTGQEFDGSDSGARPDEAVSWGKIRAGAQAVKIFADATLVFPMLVAATFAKDAAKSQT; from the exons ATGTCTGCCAACGTCCCTGACGGCGCTGCAGCCGCCATTCTCCAGCCATCGCACCCTGTCCCTGACGATGCTATCTCTGTACAGGGACCAAACTTTGATACTCCACAGACTCTGGACAGCTTTTTGAGCAGCTATGAGCGGATCGGATTTCAAGCTAATAGCCTGGGCAAAGCTATAAAAATCGTCAGCGAGATG CGAAAATGGCGTCTCTCGGACGAACCTGTGGCAGCTGACGAGTCGGATCATTATCTTGATCCCGAAGTGCGCGCCAATACTCGCTGCAATGTCTTCCTGGGATACACTTCCAATCTAATTTCGTCTGGACTACGAGAAGTTATCCTCCATCTCGTCAAGCACAAACACGTCTCTGTTCTCGTTACTACCGCTGGCGGTATTGAAGAGGACTTTATCAAGTGCCTTGGCAAGACTTACCTGGCTGACTTTAACCTCGACGGCGCGGAGCTGCGCAAAAAGGGCATGAACAGGATCGGCAATCTTATCGTGCCTAACGATAACTACTGCAAATTTGAGGACTGGCTAACGCCCATTCTCGACACGATGCTTGCTGAGCAGAAAGCGACGGGCCAGGTGTGGACACCCAGCCGGTTCATCCACCGCCTCGGCAAGGAGATCAACAACGAAGAATCCGTGTATTATTGGGCATACAAA AATAATATCCCAGTCTTTTGCCCCGCGCTAACGGACGGCTCGATCGGCGACATGATATACTTCCATTCATTCCGATCCCCGGGCCTCATCCTTGATATTGTCGAGGATATCCGCCGACTCAACGAGCTGTCAAGGACGTCGCGCAAAGCCGGCATGATCGTTCTCGGTGGTGGAGTGTGCAAACACCAGATCGCAAACGCGATGCTAATT CGTAATGGGGCCGATTACTCCGTTTTCATT AACACTGGGCAAGAATTTGATGGTTCGGATTCAGGCGCCCGTCCTGACGAAGCTGTCTCTTGGGGTAAAATTCGTGCAGGAGCTCAAGCTGTCAAG ATATTTGCGGATGCGACCCTAGTCTTCCCAATGCTTGTCGCAGCGACATTTGCCAAAGATGCAGCAAAGAGTCAAACATAG
- a CDS encoding Aromatic amino acid aminotransferase C56E4.03: MSPERKGVASLPEAIDLSHHLSALARARSVSPLKNLARYYGRPGIISLAGGLPSPEYFPFDTVKADILSSDKFVSTPDSHGSSSGPLSWLLSLFSSESDSTIPISIPKYPSTPTDLNLATALQYGVARGIPQLQSTIVAFTTRVFQPAYADATVLLHVGNTDGWSKAVTTLCNPGEGVLVSDWTYPSALETMYPQGVRAVPVRMDGQGMSATGLREVLAGWDAAARGMPRPHVMYIVPVGQNPTGATMGAERKQEIYNICVEFDVIIVEDDPYYFLQEGPYVHPTQRFSTFKQTDMSDDQYLASLAPSFLKFDYQGRVVRLDTFSKTIAPGSRAGWFTCNPIFAERLERAAETSSQGPSGFTQVLIGKVLQTWQDKGYIQWLKGLGTEYTRRRNFFIDTLLAKFHLEVVPADSPHNLFPGTVRYIASAKGAYLDEKRGSGAAARKPLFSFVPPTSGMFIWLQLHLEDHPKFKDVAKESLEMQLWVKLAEGGLLIGPGNMFAADKTASTASYPGHFRISFSNADDADLVKAIDIFAAVITKFHQDV, encoded by the exons ATGTCTCCTGAACGAAAAGGTGTTGCTTCGCTCCCAGAGGCTATTGACCTCTCTCACCACTTATCTGCACTCGCCAGAGCTCGGTCAGTCTCTCCGCTCAAGAATTTGGCCAGATATTATGGACGACCTGGAATTATAAGTCTCGCTGGAG GCTTGCCTAGCCCAGAGTATTTCCCATTTGACACCGTCAAAGCAGACATCTTGAGCTCGGACAAATTCGTCTCAACTCCTGACTCTCATGGCAGCAGCAGTGGACCCCTATCCTGGCTCCTCAGCCTTTTCTCCAGCGAAAGCGACAGCACCATCCCCATAAGCATCCCCAAATACCCTTCCACACCTACTGACCTCAACCTCGCCACCGCGCTCCAATACGGCGTCGCCCGCGGCATTCCGCAGCTGCAATCCACCATTGTCGCGTTCACCACGCGCGTCTTCCAGCCCGCGTACGCAGACGCGACCGTGCTCCTGCACGTCGGGAACACGGACGGGTGGTCCAAGGCCGTCACGACGCTGTGCAACCCGGGCGAGGGCGTGCTCGTCAGCGACTGGACGTACCCGTCCGCGCTGGAGACGATGTACCCGCAGGGCGTGCGCGCGGTGCCGGTGCGCATGGACGGGCAGGGGATGAGCGCCACGGGCCTCCGCGAGGTGCTGGCGGGCTGGGACGCGGCCGCCCGCGGCATGCCACG CCCGCATGTAATGTACATCGTTCCTGTCGGACAGAACCCCACAGGCGCG ACGATGGGTGCTGAACGGAAGCAGGAGATCTACAATATATGTGTCGAGTTTG ATGTGATCATCGTCGAAGATGATCCGTACTACTTCCTGCAAGAGGGTCCGTATGTTCACCCGACGCAGCGATTCTCGACGTTCAAGCAGACCGACATGAGCGACGACCAATATCTCGCCAGTCTCGCACCGAGCTTCTTGAA ATTCGACTATCAAGGCCGTGTCGTCCGTTTGGATACATTCTCAAAG ACGATCGCGCCTGGCAGTCGCGCAGGCTGGTTCACTTGCAACCCCATATTCGCTGAACGCCTCGAGCGAGCAGCTGAAACGTCTTCCCAGGGGCCTTCTGGGTTCACCCAG GTTCTAATCGGCAAGGTGCTGCAAACCTGGCAGGACAAAGGATACATCCAATGGCTTAAAG GACTAGGTACCGAGTATACCCGCAGACGCAACTTCTTCATCGACACTCTGCTGGCCAAGTTCCATCTCGAAGTCGTCCCCGCCGACTCGCCGCACAACCTCTTCCCAGGGACCGTCAGATACATCGCGTCCGCCAAGGGCGCGTACCTCGATGAGAAACGCGGCTCGGGAGCAGCAGCGCGGAAACCTTTGTTCTCGTTCGTGCCTCCGACATCTGGGATGTTCATCTGG cttcagcttcatctCGAGGACCACCCGAAATTCAAAGATGTAGCTAAAGAATCGCTCGAGATGCAGTTATGGGTGAAACTTGCGGAGGGCGGACTTCTCATCGGTCCAG GCAACATGTTCGCTGCCGACAAAACTGCGAGTACCGCCTCCTACCCGGGACATTTCCGCATAAGTTTCAGCAATGCAGAT GACGCCGACCTCGTGAAAGCCATAGACATTTTTGCGGCCGTCATCACAAAGTTCCACCAAGATGTCTGA